Proteins encoded by one window of Massilia sp. NR 4-1:
- the miaB gene encoding tRNA (N6-isopentenyl adenosine(37)-C2)-methylthiotransferase MiaB: protein MQKKVFIKTFGCQMNEYDSDKMADVLGASEGLVRTDRPEDADVILLNTCSVREKAQEKVFSDLGQFRKLKQAKPDLLIGVGGCVASQEGDAIVKRAPQVDIVFGPQTLHRLPKMMELRRHSGKPQVDISFPEIEKFDHLPPARVEGAFAYVSIMEGCSKYCSYCVVPYTRGEEVSRRFDDVLTEVAGLAAQGVKEVMLLGQNVNAYRGAMAEDGQLADFALLIEYVAAIPGIERIRFVTSHPKEFTQRLIDCYAKIPQLADHLYLPAQHGADRILGAMKRGYTALEYKSVIRRVRAVRPNITVASDFIVGFPGETEEDFEAMMKLVRDVDFDNSFSFIFSKRPGTPAANLADDTPHEVKLARLQRLQALIDENTKRHSLAMVGSVQQVLVEGPSKNGGSELQGRAGNTRTVLFDGGAGGARLAGKMVDVRITESLSYSLRGELIAAAPSLDAA from the coding sequence ATGCAGAAAAAAGTCTTTATCAAAACCTTTGGTTGCCAGATGAACGAGTACGACTCGGACAAGATGGCCGACGTGCTCGGCGCGTCCGAGGGGCTGGTGCGCACCGACCGCCCGGAAGATGCCGATGTGATCCTCCTTAACACTTGTTCCGTGCGCGAAAAGGCGCAGGAGAAAGTCTTCTCCGACCTGGGCCAGTTCCGCAAGCTGAAACAAGCCAAACCCGATCTCTTGATCGGCGTGGGCGGCTGCGTCGCCTCGCAGGAAGGCGACGCCATCGTCAAGCGCGCGCCCCAGGTGGACATCGTGTTCGGTCCGCAGACCCTGCACCGCCTGCCGAAAATGATGGAACTGCGGCGCCACAGCGGCAAGCCGCAGGTCGACATCAGCTTCCCGGAAATCGAGAAGTTCGACCACCTGCCGCCGGCGCGCGTGGAAGGCGCCTTCGCCTATGTCTCCATCATGGAAGGCTGCAGCAAGTATTGCAGCTACTGCGTGGTGCCTTACACGCGCGGCGAGGAAGTCTCGCGCCGCTTCGATGACGTGCTGACCGAGGTCGCCGGCCTGGCCGCCCAAGGCGTGAAGGAAGTCATGCTGCTGGGCCAGAACGTCAACGCCTACCGCGGCGCCATGGCCGAAGACGGCCAGCTGGCCGATTTCGCGCTCCTGATCGAATACGTGGCCGCCATTCCCGGCATCGAGCGCATCCGCTTCGTCACCAGCCACCCGAAGGAATTCACGCAGCGCCTGATCGACTGCTACGCCAAGATTCCGCAGCTGGCCGACCACCTCTACCTGCCGGCCCAGCATGGCGCCGACCGCATCCTGGGCGCGATGAAGCGCGGCTACACCGCGCTCGAGTACAAATCGGTGATCCGCCGCGTGCGCGCGGTGCGGCCGAATATCACCGTGGCCTCCGACTTCATCGTCGGCTTCCCCGGTGAGACCGAGGAAGATTTCGAAGCCATGATGAAGCTGGTGCGCGACGTCGATTTCGACAACAGCTTCAGCTTCATCTTCAGCAAGCGCCCCGGCACCCCGGCCGCCAACCTGGCCGACGACACGCCGCATGAAGTCAAGCTGGCGCGCCTGCAGCGCCTGCAGGCGCTGATCGACGAGAACACCAAGCGCCACAGCCTGGCCATGGTGGGCAGCGTGCAGCAGGTGCTGGTGGAAGGTCCGTCGAAGAACGGCGGCAGCGAACTGCAGGGCCGCGCCGGCAATACGCGCACCGTGCTGTTCGACGGCGGCGCCGGCGGCGCGCGCCTGGCCGGCAAGATGGTCGATGTGCGCATCACCGAAAGCCTCTCTTATTCCCTGCGCGGCGAGCTGATTGCCGCCGCGCCCAGCCTGGATGCAGCCTGA